A single region of the Pseudomonas sp. VD-NE ins genome encodes:
- the tssM gene encoding type VI secretion system membrane subunit TssM, whose protein sequence is MKKFFKKVGAFLRQTWVWTLLLVLFVALLVWFVGPLLAVDDYKFWESATARLLTIAVLFLIWGLTMVFVSWRSGIRKKAEEESEDGQDRIRREELIDEEQKELKARFKDALKTLKTSSLYRGRSERWRSDLPWYLLIGPQASGKTSLLDFSGLEFPINKIDRKLTRDTLGTRHCDWYFADHGVLIDTAGRYTTQPDVEVDGGAWTTLLELLRKRRRGRPLNGVLVTIPVETLLGGSEQDIDTLARQIRGRLQDVHQKLHVDVPVYLVLSKADKLLGFDEFFDQLTREESDQVLGTSFRKDQVGTDVAVLRNEFEELLRRLNSQVIMRMHSERDTQRRGRILDFPHQLGQIGERLCLFVDMAFTGNRYQRATQLRGFYLTSAPHLTQEMDSTTAGIGASLGLNAGVLPTLRSGRSRFIHHLFSQVIFPESDLAGLDKRERSRIHWGQRALYVGALAALALFGMLWAGGFSANYERLENLRNLAQNWTQQRTALSPRDDAMGVLKTLDTSYAATQVFPKKGDVSYHERGGLYQGEDVNPVVKEAYERELEKQLLPRVATMLEGQIRANMKDRDRLLNSLRAYLMLNMKDRRDAAWLKDWVATDWSTRYTGNTAVQNGLSAHLERLLKQPFIYPLNDQLVTQARQVLRSESLATVVYRMLREQARNLPDYRFSQHLGPQGSLFIGTEYVIPGFYTQTGYQQYFSVQGSALVTDILRDNWVLGEGAGISDMDLRRLMVELEQLYFRDYANYWSEAVGQVALPPISDAGEGAEQLAGLTSANSPVLALLTEVRENTRFQAAADPVEEAGDAADALAGQKGKLGKVGKLASAVADKASALNVAKTLPDTAKKSLQRRFEPLHRLLDDNNGPAADLTPALSALNDLQLQLAGLARSSTPEQAAFEMAKTRMSGQRDALTNLRNASSRLPRPLSVWFNVLAEDSWRLVLNDAYQYLNGRYQNELYSVYGKTISKRYPFSASSTSDVAISDFREFFRAQGTVDRFFDSYLRPFVSGDPGNYRMRSVDGHSLPVSKMYLDQMAAALTIRQSFFSINPAEPTVQFKLEPYTLDPAVSRSEFKFGDKTMEYRHGPILPMSFKWPTDAEDGRTSLVMDKMAGRPIGIEKNSGPWSLFRLFDLMQTEYLSGRDVLVLKADVGGLRANYLLTSQRTPNPFDMGVLRTFRMPVQL, encoded by the coding sequence ATGAAAAAGTTTTTCAAGAAAGTCGGCGCCTTCCTGCGCCAGACCTGGGTCTGGACCTTGCTGCTGGTGCTGTTCGTGGCGCTGCTGGTGTGGTTCGTCGGCCCGTTGTTGGCGGTTGATGACTACAAGTTCTGGGAGAGTGCGACCGCGCGCTTGCTGACCATCGCTGTGCTGTTCCTGATCTGGGGCCTGACCATGGTCTTCGTCAGCTGGCGCAGCGGTATCCGCAAGAAAGCCGAAGAAGAAAGCGAGGACGGCCAGGACCGCATTCGCCGCGAAGAGCTGATCGACGAAGAGCAGAAGGAGTTGAAGGCGCGCTTCAAAGACGCGCTGAAAACCCTCAAGACCTCGAGCCTGTATCGCGGCCGCAGCGAGCGCTGGCGCAGTGACTTGCCGTGGTACCTGCTGATCGGTCCGCAGGCTTCCGGCAAGACCAGCCTGCTGGACTTCTCCGGTCTGGAATTCCCGATCAACAAGATCGACCGCAAGCTGACCCGCGACACCCTCGGCACCCGTCATTGCGACTGGTACTTCGCCGACCACGGTGTGCTGATCGACACCGCCGGGCGTTACACCACGCAACCGGATGTCGAAGTCGACGGCGGTGCCTGGACGACGTTGCTGGAGTTGCTGCGCAAGCGTCGTCGCGGGCGTCCGTTGAACGGCGTGCTGGTGACCATTCCGGTGGAAACCCTGCTCGGCGGCAGTGAGCAGGACATCGACACCCTTGCGCGCCAGATTCGCGGCCGTCTGCAAGACGTGCATCAGAAACTGCACGTCGACGTGCCGGTGTATCTGGTCCTGAGCAAGGCTGACAAGCTGCTCGGCTTCGACGAGTTCTTCGATCAACTGACCCGCGAAGAAAGCGATCAAGTGCTCGGCACCAGTTTCCGCAAGGATCAGGTCGGCACCGACGTCGCTGTGCTGCGCAACGAGTTCGAAGAACTGCTGCGTCGCCTCAACAGCCAAGTGATCATGCGCATGCACTCCGAGCGCGATACCCAGCGCCGTGGCCGCATCCTCGACTTCCCGCATCAACTGGGGCAGATCGGCGAGCGTCTGTGCCTGTTCGTCGACATGGCGTTCACCGGCAACCGTTATCAGCGTGCCACGCAACTGCGTGGTTTCTACCTGACCAGCGCACCGCACCTGACTCAAGAGATGGACTCGACCACCGCCGGCATCGGTGCCAGCCTCGGCTTGAATGCCGGTGTGCTGCCGACCCTGCGCAGCGGTCGTTCGCGGTTTATCCATCACTTGTTCAGCCAAGTGATTTTCCCGGAATCCGATTTGGCCGGTCTGGACAAGCGCGAACGAAGCCGTATTCATTGGGGCCAACGTGCGTTGTACGTCGGCGCACTGGCGGCCCTGGCACTGTTCGGCATGCTCTGGGCGGGCGGTTTCTCGGCCAACTACGAGCGTCTGGAAAACCTGCGCAATCTGGCGCAGAACTGGACGCAGCAGCGCACGGCATTGTCGCCGCGTGATGACGCCATGGGCGTGCTGAAAACCCTCGACACCAGCTACGCCGCGACGCAGGTGTTCCCGAAGAAGGGCGACGTTTCGTACCACGAACGTGGTGGTCTGTATCAGGGCGAAGACGTCAATCCAGTGGTCAAAGAGGCTTACGAGCGCGAGCTTGAAAAGCAACTGCTGCCACGGGTTGCGACCATGCTCGAAGGGCAGATCCGCGCCAACATGAAGGACCGCGACCGTCTGCTCAACAGCCTGCGCGCGTACCTGATGTTGAACATGAAGGATCGTCGCGATGCCGCGTGGCTCAAGGACTGGGTCGCCACTGACTGGTCGACGCGCTACACCGGCAACACCGCGGTGCAGAACGGTTTGAGCGCGCATCTGGAGCGTTTGCTGAAGCAGCCGTTTATCTACCCGCTGAACGACCAACTGGTCACTCAGGCGCGTCAGGTCTTGCGCAGCGAATCGCTGGCCACCGTGGTTTACCGCATGCTCCGCGAGCAGGCGCGCAACCTGCCGGACTACCGCTTCAGCCAACACCTCGGCCCACAAGGCTCGCTGTTTATCGGCACCGAATACGTGATCCCGGGCTTCTACACGCAAACCGGTTATCAGCAGTATTTCTCGGTACAGGGTTCGGCGCTGGTCACCGATATCCTGCGTGACAACTGGGTGCTCGGCGAAGGTGCGGGCATCAGCGACATGGACTTGCGTCGCCTGATGGTCGAGCTGGAGCAGTTGTACTTCCGCGACTACGCCAACTACTGGAGCGAAGCGGTTGGCCAGGTTGCCCTGCCGCCGATCAGCGACGCCGGTGAAGGCGCCGAACAACTGGCGGGCCTGACCTCGGCCAACTCGCCGGTGCTCGCATTGCTCACCGAAGTGCGCGAGAACACGCGCTTCCAGGCGGCTGCAGATCCTGTCGAAGAAGCTGGCGACGCTGCTGATGCGCTGGCCGGGCAGAAAGGCAAACTGGGTAAAGTCGGCAAACTGGCGTCTGCCGTGGCGGACAAGGCTTCGGCCCTGAACGTGGCGAAGACCCTGCCGGACACCGCGAAGAAGTCGCTGCAACGCCGCTTCGAACCGCTGCATCGTTTGCTCGATGACAACAACGGCCCGGCGGCGGACCTGACGCCTGCGCTGAGCGCGCTCAACGACCTGCAACTGCAACTGGCCGGTCTGGCCCGTTCCAGCACACCAGAACAAGCCGCGTTCGAAATGGCGAAAACCCGCATGAGCGGCCAGCGTGATGCGCTGACCAACCTGCGCAATGCGTCTAGCCGTCTGCCGCGTCCGCTCAGCGTGTGGTTCAACGTGCTGGCCGAAGACTCGTGGCGTCTGGTGCTTAACGATGCTTACCAATACCTGAACGGCCGTTATCAAAACGAGCTGTACAGCGTGTATGGCAAAACCATCAGCAAGCGTTATCCGTTCAGCGCCAGCAGCACCAGCGACGTGGCGATCAGCGATTTCCGCGAGTTCTTCCGCGCGCAAGGCACCGTCGACCGCTTCTTCGACAGCTACCTGCGTCCGTTCGTCAGCGGCGATCCGGGCAACTACCGCATGCGCAGCGTCGACGGTCACAGCCTGCCGGTGTCGAAAATGTATCTGGACCAGATGGCGGCGGCGCTGACGATTCGTCAGAGCTTCTTCTCGATCAACCCGGCCGAGCCGACCGTGCAGTTCAAACTGGAGCCGTACACCCTCGATCCGGCGGTCAGCCGTTCCGAGTTCAAGTTCGGCGACAAGACCATGGAATATCGCCACGGTCCGATCCTGCCAATGTCGTTCAAGTGGCCGACCGATGCTGAAGACGGTCGCACCAGTCTGGTCATGGACAAAATGGCCGGGCGTCCGATCGGCATCGAGAAGAACTCCGGCCCGTGGTCGCTGTTCCGTCTGTTCGACCTGATGCAGACCGAGTACCTGAGCGGTCGCGACGTGCTGGTGCTGAAAGCCGATGTAGGTGGCCTGCGCGCCAACTACCTGCTGACCAGCCAGCGCACGCCGAACCCGTTCGACATGGGCGTACTGCGCACCTTCCGTATGCCGGTGCAGCTCTGA
- the icmH gene encoding type IVB secretion system protein IcmH/DotU → MIKETDYNQDDKTVLLDRQGHGPATSPLTDFAAPPRFEQLEERMIYAARLRPAEAFNISLNSLVAASSELLSEVVRLKHSETREDLYALNERLTAGLKLFEVRALHNGAESSQVMAARYVLCTVVDEAVVTTPWGNESEWSQMSLLSSFHNETFGGEKFFQLLDRLSKNPVKHLPMLELMYLCLSLGFEGKYRVQARGMLELEGIRDALYRQIRQLRGDVPRELSPHWEGLNDQRRNLVRIVPAWMVVLFTFVCLVVMYSGFAWVLGEQRDTVLQPYQPLDPAAVQPQSQP, encoded by the coding sequence ATGATCAAGGAAACGGATTACAACCAGGACGACAAAACCGTCCTGCTCGATCGTCAGGGCCACGGACCGGCAACGAGTCCGCTGACCGACTTCGCCGCGCCGCCGCGTTTCGAGCAACTGGAAGAACGCATGATCTACGCCGCGCGCCTGCGCCCGGCAGAAGCGTTCAACATCAGCCTCAATTCGCTGGTGGCGGCCTCGTCCGAGCTGCTTTCGGAAGTGGTGCGCCTCAAGCACAGCGAAACCCGCGAAGACTTGTACGCACTCAACGAGCGTCTGACTGCCGGGCTGAAACTGTTTGAAGTACGCGCCCTGCACAACGGCGCCGAAAGCAGCCAGGTGATGGCCGCGCGTTACGTGCTTTGCACCGTGGTCGACGAAGCTGTCGTGACCACACCGTGGGGCAACGAAAGCGAATGGTCGCAGATGAGCCTGCTGAGCAGCTTCCACAACGAAACCTTCGGTGGCGAGAAGTTCTTCCAGTTGCTCGATCGACTGTCGAAGAACCCGGTCAAGCACCTGCCGATGCTCGAGCTGATGTACCTGTGCCTGTCCCTCGGTTTCGAGGGCAAGTACCGCGTACAGGCACGCGGCATGCTCGAACTTGAAGGCATCCGTGACGCCTTGTACCGGCAGATCCGTCAATTGCGTGGCGACGTGCCGCGCGAGTTGTCGCCGCACTGGGAAGGCCTCAACGATCAGCGTCGCAACCTGGTGCGCATCGTGCCGGCGTGGATGGTGGTGTTGTTCACTTTCGTCTGTCTGGTGGTGATGTATTCGGGCTTCGCCTGGGTCTTGGGCGAGCAGCGCGACACCGTTCTGCAACCTTATCAGCCGCTTGATCCGGCCGCGGTGCAACCGCAGTCGCAGCCGTAA
- the tssK gene encoding type VI secretion system baseplate subunit TssK, with amino-acid sequence MNTHKVIWQEGMLLRPQHFQHNDRYYDHQMKTRTQLLGGYTWGFLNLEIDLQFLNMGKLVISEASGILPDGSLFELGGNTEPLALDVPPNTGNTPIYLALPLVTGNHIESRRPEQSDVLARYTAYDAEVADSNAGDDSASQVSCGRPDFKLLLGEQQSDQAYVKLKICDVLDTTPDGVISLDPDFVPTYIQAHASSYLLSCLKEVISMLNHRGDTIAERIRSNGKVGGAEVGDFMMLQLINRTELLLRHYLGLEQVHPEELYRTLLTMLGDLATFSGESKRPRLDSRYSHADQGGSFRKLMEAIRQVLSMVLEQHAIELILQARQYGIIVSPLHDHKLLGSASFVLAASANCDSEELRHRLPAHLKVGPVERIRQLVNLHLPGIKVKPLPVAPRQIAFHSNKTYFILELSSEDLAQLERSGGFAFHVSGEFAELELKFWAIRN; translated from the coding sequence ATGAATACCCATAAAGTCATTTGGCAGGAAGGCATGCTGCTGCGTCCGCAACACTTCCAGCACAACGATCGTTATTACGATCACCAGATGAAAACCCGTACGCAATTGCTGGGTGGCTACACCTGGGGTTTCCTCAATCTGGAGATCGACTTGCAGTTCCTCAACATGGGCAAACTGGTGATCAGTGAAGCCTCGGGGATTCTGCCGGACGGCAGCCTGTTCGAACTCGGTGGCAACACTGAGCCGCTGGCGCTGGACGTGCCGCCGAACACCGGCAACACGCCGATCTATCTGGCGCTGCCGCTGGTCACCGGTAACCACATCGAGTCGCGCCGTCCGGAGCAATCCGACGTGCTCGCGCGTTACACCGCGTACGACGCCGAAGTGGCCGACTCCAATGCCGGCGACGATTCCGCCAGCCAGGTCAGCTGCGGGCGCCCGGACTTCAAACTGTTGCTCGGCGAGCAACAGAGCGATCAGGCCTACGTGAAGCTGAAGATCTGCGACGTGCTCGACACCACGCCCGACGGCGTGATCAGCCTCGACCCGGATTTCGTGCCGACCTACATTCAGGCCCACGCCTCCAGCTACTTGCTGTCGTGTCTGAAAGAAGTCATCAGCATGCTTAACCACCGTGGCGACACGATTGCCGAGCGCATCCGCTCCAACGGCAAGGTCGGCGGTGCCGAAGTCGGCGACTTCATGATGCTGCAACTGATCAACCGCACCGAACTGCTGCTGCGTCACTACCTCGGTCTGGAGCAAGTGCACCCGGAAGAGTTGTACCGCACGCTGCTGACCATGCTCGGCGATCTGGCGACCTTCTCCGGCGAAAGCAAACGCCCGCGTCTGGACAGCCGCTACTCCCACGCTGACCAGGGCGGCAGCTTCCGCAAGCTGATGGAAGCGATTCGTCAGGTGCTGTCGATGGTGCTCGAACAGCACGCCATCGAACTGATCCTGCAAGCGCGTCAGTACGGCATCATCGTCTCGCCGTTGCACGACCACAAACTGCTTGGCTCGGCGTCGTTCGTGCTGGCAGCCAGTGCCAACTGCGACTCCGAAGAACTGCGCCACCGCTTGCCGGCGCACCTCAAGGTCGGCCCGGTGGAGCGCATCCGCCAACTGGTCAACCTGCACTTGCCGGGGATCAAGGTCAAACCGTTGCCGGTGGCCCCGCGGCAGATCGCGTTCCACTCGAACAAAACCTATTTCATCCTCGAACTCAGTTCCGAAGACCTGGCACAACTCGAGCGCTCCGGCGGTTTCGCGTTCCACGTGTCCGGCGAATTTGCCGAGCTTGAACTGAAATTCTGGGCCATCAGGAACTGA
- the tssJ gene encoding type VI secretion system lipoprotein TssJ — protein sequence MSRRSTAFFKTLTALTVLVLLAGCSSLSPYSKVTKINLKLTGSDQLNPDLNGRPSPIVVRLFELKHPVTFENADFFSLYERAKESLNPDLVASEELELRPGETVEMKLKVEEGSLYVGVLAAYRDLPDTQWRHTVQITPLEVTEVDLTLDQTGIRNTNQVLAKADD from the coding sequence ATGTCTCGCCGCTCGACCGCTTTTTTCAAGACGCTGACTGCGCTCACCGTGCTGGTGCTGCTCGCCGGTTGCTCGTCGCTGTCGCCGTACTCGAAAGTGACCAAGATAAACCTGAAGCTGACCGGCAGCGATCAGCTCAACCCGGACCTCAACGGTCGGCCGTCGCCGATCGTCGTGCGCCTGTTCGAACTCAAGCACCCGGTGACCTTCGAAAACGCTGACTTCTTCAGCCTTTACGAACGCGCCAAGGAATCGCTCAACCCGGATCTGGTGGCCAGCGAAGAACTCGAGCTGCGTCCGGGCGAAACCGTGGAGATGAAGCTCAAGGTGGAAGAGGGCAGCCTTTATGTGGGCGTTCTCGCCGCTTACCGCGACTTGCCGGACACCCAATGGCGCCACACCGTTCAGATCACTCCGCTGGAAGTCACCGAAGTCGATCTGACTCTGGACCAGACCGGCATCCGTAACACCAATCAAGTGCTCGCCAAGGCGGATGACTGA
- the tagH gene encoding type VI secretion system-associated FHA domain protein TagH, protein MELVFEMLNTKQFVPTELCQKTFKQAGGVIGRGEDCDWIIPDRKRHLSNHHAIVSYREGTFFLTDTSSNGVQDGESGARLHKGEPVRIEHGSTYVLGDFEIRARLVRDPATFDGEVGRPRAAGSIIPDDAFLDLDPLNALEQQERVYSEIDELLAPNTKPEDSRQRADYARIDMESLMVPELIAAPVEPEPAPAPKAVERQSEGFWDHFGAALGVDVKGLSHDEREALALNAARLLRQSIGGLQQSLRTRSELKNELRLAQTTVQGTNKNPLKFAVDPSEALQILLQPSKPGHLPAEQAISRAFRDLQAHQVALLTASRAAVRGTLEHFSPEQLTLRFERDNKPLIATSGGRWRAFGRYHQALRQDDDWSERLLARDFAQAYEEQIRLISTLHTDHQG, encoded by the coding sequence ATGGAATTGGTTTTCGAAATGCTGAACACCAAGCAGTTCGTGCCCACCGAGTTGTGCCAGAAGACCTTCAAACAGGCCGGCGGCGTGATCGGGCGGGGCGAGGACTGCGACTGGATCATCCCTGACCGCAAGCGTCACCTGTCCAACCACCACGCGATTGTCAGCTACCGCGAGGGCACGTTCTTCCTCACCGACACCAGCAGCAACGGTGTTCAGGACGGCGAGAGCGGCGCACGTCTGCACAAAGGCGAACCGGTGCGTATCGAGCACGGCAGCACCTACGTGCTGGGTGACTTCGAGATCCGCGCGCGGCTGGTGCGCGACCCGGCGACCTTCGACGGTGAAGTCGGGCGCCCGCGCGCTGCTGGCAGCATCATCCCGGACGACGCGTTCCTCGATCTCGATCCGCTCAATGCCCTTGAGCAGCAAGAGCGTGTGTATTCGGAAATTGACGAGCTGCTGGCGCCGAACACCAAGCCTGAGGATTCCCGTCAGCGTGCCGACTACGCGCGCATCGACATGGAAAGCCTGATGGTGCCGGAGCTGATCGCCGCCCCTGTCGAACCTGAGCCTGCTCCGGCACCGAAAGCCGTTGAGCGTCAAAGCGAAGGTTTCTGGGATCATTTCGGTGCGGCGCTGGGTGTCGACGTCAAAGGTCTCAGCCACGACGAACGTGAAGCTTTGGCGCTGAACGCCGCGCGTTTGCTGCGCCAAAGCATCGGCGGTTTGCAGCAGAGCCTGCGCACCCGTTCCGAGTTGAAAAACGAACTGCGTCTGGCCCAGACCACCGTGCAAGGCACCAACAAGAATCCGCTGAAATTCGCCGTCGATCCGAGCGAAGCCCTGCAGATTCTGTTGCAGCCAAGCAAGCCCGGCCATCTGCCGGCGGAGCAAGCGATTTCCCGCGCGTTCCGCGATCTACAGGCGCATCAGGTGGCCTTGCTGACCGCCAGCCGCGCCGCCGTACGCGGCACGCTGGAGCATTTCTCGCCAGAGCAACTGACCCTGCGTTTCGAGCGCGACAACAAGCCGTTGATCGCCACCTCGGGCGGACGCTGGCGAGCGTTCGGTCGCTATCACCAGGCCCTGCGTCAGGACGATGACTGGAGCGAGCGTCTGCTGGCCCGCGACTTTGCCCAGGCCTACGAAGAACAGATTCGCCTGATCTCCACCCTCCACACCGACCACCAAGGATGA
- a CDS encoding sigma-54-dependent Fis family transcriptional regulator: MFTQVPQPLVYAEALLAQFASLSRAADGAALLGDFVRGLAELSGCELTQLYLLDATHTCLGMNAECLDGALQPREAASLPADYNGEQLLQFALCQNRVVCLDDLSGSLHETSFLPAATSPWQSLLCVPLVNQHKAVEGLLLCASRRRTHLQGFADSLGQLGSFVLGQLHLLQRLRQPLAESATVARSVPSISGYGLIGKSAAMRQTHSLISKVLHSPYTVLLRGETGTGKEVVARAIHDCGPRRSQAFIVQNCAAVPENLLESELFGYRKGAFTGADRDRAGLFDAANGGTLLLDEIGDMPLSLQAKILRVLQEGEIRPLGSNDTHKIDVRIIAATHRDLSTLVSEGKFREDLYYRLAQFPIELPALRQREGDILELAQHFAEKTCTYLQRDPVRWSSAALEHLSGYNFPGNVRELKALVERAVLLCEGGELLAEHFSLRMEAMPEDNSHLNLRERLEQVERTLLLDCLRKNDGNQTLAARELGLPRRTLLYRLGRLNINLGDFDG, encoded by the coding sequence ATGTTCACTCAGGTGCCGCAGCCACTGGTCTATGCCGAAGCGTTGCTGGCGCAGTTCGCCAGTCTGTCGCGGGCGGCGGACGGTGCTGCGTTGCTGGGTGACTTCGTGCGTGGTCTGGCCGAGCTGAGCGGTTGCGAATTGACGCAGCTGTATCTGCTCGACGCTACCCACACGTGCCTGGGGATGAACGCCGAATGCCTCGACGGCGCCTTGCAACCGCGTGAAGCGGCGAGCCTGCCGGCGGATTACAACGGTGAGCAACTGCTGCAATTCGCCCTGTGCCAGAACCGCGTGGTGTGCCTCGACGACTTGAGCGGCAGCCTGCACGAAACCAGTTTTCTGCCGGCGGCGACCTCGCCGTGGCAGTCGCTGTTGTGCGTGCCGCTGGTCAATCAGCACAAGGCTGTTGAAGGTCTGCTGCTGTGCGCCAGCCGTCGTCGTACCCACCTGCAAGGCTTCGCCGATTCTCTCGGCCAGCTCGGCTCGTTCGTGCTGGGCCAGTTGCATTTGTTGCAGCGCTTGCGTCAGCCGTTGGCAGAGTCGGCAACGGTTGCGCGCAGCGTGCCGAGCATCAGTGGCTATGGCTTGATCGGTAAAAGCGCGGCGATGCGCCAGACCCATTCGCTGATCAGCAAAGTCCTGCACAGCCCGTACACCGTGTTGTTGCGCGGCGAAACCGGCACCGGCAAGGAAGTCGTTGCGCGAGCGATTCACGATTGCGGCCCACGCCGTTCCCAGGCGTTCATCGTGCAGAACTGCGCGGCGGTCCCGGAAAACCTGCTGGAAAGCGAGCTGTTCGGCTATCGCAAAGGCGCGTTCACCGGCGCCGACCGCGACCGTGCGGGTCTGTTTGATGCGGCCAATGGCGGCACGCTGCTGCTCGACGAGATCGGCGACATGCCGCTGTCGTTGCAAGCGAAGATTCTGCGCGTGTTGCAGGAAGGCGAGATTCGTCCGCTGGGTTCCAACGACACCCACAAGATCGACGTACGCATCATCGCCGCGACCCACCGCGATCTGTCGACGCTGGTCAGCGAAGGCAAATTCCGCGAGGACTTGTATTACCGCCTCGCGCAATTCCCGATCGAACTGCCGGCGCTGCGTCAGCGCGAAGGCGACATCCTCGAACTGGCCCAGCACTTTGCCGAGAAGACCTGCACGTACTTGCAGCGCGATCCGGTGCGCTGGTCGAGTGCGGCGCTGGAACATCTGTCCGGCTACAACTTCCCCGGCAACGTGCGTGAACTCAAGGCACTCGTTGAGCGCGCGGTGCTGTTGTGCGAAGGCGGCGAGTTGCTCGCCGAGCATTTCTCCCTGCGCATGGAGGCAATGCCGGAAGACAACAGCCACCTGAATTTGCGCGAACGTCTGGAGCAGGTCGAACGCACTTTATTGCTCGATTGCCTGCGCAAAAACGACGGCAACCAGACCCTCGCCGCCCGCGAACTGGGTCTGCCACGGCGCACGCTGCTGTATCGGCTCGGCCGTCTGAACATCAATCTGGGAGATTTCGATGGGTAG